The following coding sequences are from one Saccopteryx bilineata isolate mSacBil1 chromosome 3, mSacBil1_pri_phased_curated, whole genome shotgun sequence window:
- the LOC136329832 gene encoding methyl-CpG-binding domain protein 3-like 2B, which produces MWQSGATRLIDFQKVGRMFRGQEEATRTVDGDRSGVAKETVEEFGGGEEGLTQTRLGTRGYWDEYLMLMSGNLKGTMMPQTIEKKRQLLLSKTKQRRRERSALPMRLTSCIFKRPVTRITSHPGNEVRCRQREETWGQPQQVCAYRRLQGLQARSTEEELFSTLDVANTIDIIALRNAGGNPGRAGPGCLCNSPKPPLHGQQVTPGDIRRQTLKVKKARERLAVALRADRLAREAESQEPKRML; this is translated from the exons ATGTGGCAATCAGGAGCAACGAGGCTCATTGACTTCCAGAAGGTGGGGAGAATGTTCAGAGGACAAGAGGAGGCTACCAGGACCGTTGATGGTGACAGATCTGGAGTTGCAAAGGAGACAGTGGAAGAGTttggtggtggggaggagggattAACTCAGACGAGATTAGGAACTCGGGGGTACTGGGATGAGTACCTGATGTTGATGTCAG GAAATCTCAAAGGAACTATGATGCCCCAGACTATAGAGAAGAAGAGACAACTCCTTTTATCCAAGACCAAGCAGAGACGTCGTGAAAGGTCTGCACTTCCTATGAGGCTGACCAGCTGCATTTTCAAGAGGCCAGTCACCAGGATAACTTCCCATCCTGGCAATGAGGTCAGGTGCAGGCAACGAGAGGAGACCTGGGGGCAGCCCCAGCAAGTGTGTGCATacaggaggctgcaggggcttCAGGCCCGCAGCACTGAGGAAGAACTTTTCAGTACTTTGGATGTTGCAAATACCATAGATATAATTGCACTGCGAAATGCAGGTGGAAACCCAGGCCGTGCTGGTCCTGGGTGTCTGTGCAACAGCCCAAAGCCACCCTTGCATG GACAGCAGGTTACCCCTGGGGATATCCGGAGACAGACTCTGAAAGTGAAAAAGGCAAGAGAAAGACTGGCTGTGGCCTTGAGGGCAGACAGGCtggccagggaggcagagagccaggaGCCAAAAAGAATGTTGTGA
- the EPCAM gene encoding epithelial cell adhesion molecule produces MALPQVLSFGLLLAVATAAVAAAQGECNCENYKLTTNCSLNSNGQCQCTSVGTQNTVICSKLAAKCLVMKAEMTHSKTGRRSKPEDAIQNNDGLYDPDCDENGHFKAKQCNGTTVCWCVNTAGVRRTDKDTEKTCSERVRTYWIIIELKHKMREKPYDVQSLQTALKEVITTRYQLDSKYIANILYENDVITIDLVQNSSQKTQNEVDIADVAYYFEKDVKDESLFLGKKMDLRVDGEQLDLDPGRTAIYYVDEKPPEFSMQGLKAGIIAVIVVVTIAVIAGIVVLVISRKKRTAKYAKAEIKEMGEMHSG; encoded by the exons ATGGCGCTCCCCCAGGTCCTCTCGTTCGGGCTACTGCTCGCGGTGGCGACGGCGGCGGTGGCCGCGGCTCAGGGAG aatgTAATTGTGAAAATTACAAACTGACCACAAACTGCTCATTGAACTCGAATGGTCAATGCCAGTGTACTTCAGTTGGTACACAAAATACTGTCATTTGCTCAAAAC TGGCTGCCAAATGTTTGGTGATGAAGGCAGAAATGACTCACTCAAAGACTGGGAGAAGATCGAAACCTGAAGATGCTATTCAGAATAATGATGGGCTCTATGATCCTGACTGTGATGAGAATGGACACTTTAAAGCTAAACAGTGCAATGGCACCACCGTGTGCTGGTGTGTGAACACTGCTGGGGTCAGAAGAACAGATAAGGACACTGAAAAAACCTGCTCTGAACGAGTGAGGACCTA CTGGATCATCATTGAACTAAAacacaaaatgagagaaaaacctTATGATGTTCAAAGTTTGCAGAC TGCACTCAAGGAGGTAATCACAACTCGTTATCAGCTGGATTCaaaatatattgcaaatattctg TATGAGAATGATGTTATCACTATTGATCTGGTACAGAATTCTTCTCAGAAAACTCAGAATGAAGTGGACATAGCTGATGTGGCATATTACTTTGAAAAAGAT GTTAAAGATGAATCCTTGTTTCTTGGAAAGAAAATGGACTTGAGAGTAGATGGGGAACAACTGGATCTGGATCCTGGTCGAACTGCTATTTACTATGTTGATGAGAAACCACCTGAATTTTCAATGCAGGGTCTAAAAGCTGGTATTATTGCTGTCATTGTGGTTGTGACAATAGCAGTTATTGCCGGAATTGTTGTTCTG GTtatttccagaaagaaaagaacagcaaaatATGCGAAGGCTGAG ATAAAGGAGATGGGTGAGATGCACAGTGGATAA